The Methanotorris formicicus Mc-S-70 genome includes a window with the following:
- a CDS encoding DUF2115 domain-containing protein has protein sequence MDSKELFKKLKKEAREFSIFDMMKARCFMENDAKYLPPQYRNEFLESLGMYFYNILNEIKNKDESSIESYEIDEEKLKRLIGRIESFKKMNSENENAFIRLSKIIAPYLIFIVKKPIHPENLVFPGKKKIIKKGNTYYCPVKSKQKNEYSLCEFCVCRDISELEK, from the coding sequence ATGGACAGTAAGGAGTTATTCAAAAAACTAAAAAAAGAGGCAAGGGAATTTAGTATATTTGACATGATGAAGGCAAGATGTTTCATGGAGAACGATGCAAAATATCTTCCCCCCCAATATAGAAACGAATTTTTAGAATCACTTGGAATGTATTTTTATAACATTTTAAATGAGATTAAGAATAAAGATGAAAGTTCAATTGAATCTTATGAAATTGATGAAGAAAAGTTAAAAAGATTGATTGGCAGGATAGAAAGTTTTAAGAAAATGAACAGTGAAAATGAAAATGCGTTTATAAGGTTGTCTAAGATTATAGCCCCATATTTAATTTTTATCGTGAAAAAGCCGATCCATCCTGAAAATTTAGTATTTCCCGGAAAAAAGAAAATTATAAAAAAGGGAAATACTTATTACTGCCCAGTTAAAAGTAAGCAAAAAAATGAATATTCACTATGTGAGTTTTGTGTATGTAGGGATATTAGCGAGTTAGAAAAATAA